The Flavobacterium johnsoniae UW101 genomic interval CAAGATGTTCGTGTTTGGGAAGTAAATAATAAGAATACAGGAAAAGTAATTGGCCTATGGTATTTTGATCCTTACGCCCGTACAGGAAAACGTTCAGGAGCTTGGATGAACTCGCATAGAGACCAGCAGAAAATAAAAGAAAACGTACTTCCAATTGTATCTAATAATTGCAATTTTATAAAAGGAAATGCAGATGAATCTGTTTTGATTTCGTGGGATGATGCGACGACTTTATTTCATGAATTTGGGCATGCTTTACACGGATTATGCTCGAATGTTACCTATCCAAGTCTTTCGGGAACTTCGGTTGCAAGAGATTATGTAGAATTTCCTTCTCAATTATTAGAACATTGGCTGGCAACTCCGGAAGTCCTTAATAAGTTCGCACTTCATTATAAAACGAATGAACCATTGTCGCAGTCTTTAGTAGAAAGAATTGCAAAAGCGGCTAATTTTAATGAAGGTTTTGCCACTGTAGAAACAATTTCAAGTTCTTTTGTGGATATGAAACTGCATTTAACTACAGAAAAAGTCGATCCTCATCAATTTGAAAAAGATATTTTAGCTGAAATTAATATGCCTTCAGAAATTGTAATGAGACACAGAATTCCACAGTTTGCTCATATTTTTTCGAGTGATGGATATGCTGCAGGTTATTACAGTTATTTATGGGCTGATGTTATAAATGCAGATGCTTATGAGGCATTTTTAGAAGGCAACGGACCTTTTGATAAACAAGTTGCAAAACGTCTTTATGATATTGTTTTAACGGCAGGAAACACAATTGATAACGAGACGATGTATGAAAACTTTAGGGGACACGCTCCAAAATCAGATGCTTTAATGCGTGCAAGAAATTTTCCAGTCGAAAATTAATTGATATAAAAAAGCCCGAATAAGTAAATATTCGGGCTTTTTAAATATTGAAATAATATATTAACCTAAAGTAACTCTTTTGAAACCTGTGATTTCAACGTTGAATCCTTTAACGTAATCACCAACTTTTTTACTGTCATCTTTGATGAAGTTTTGATCTAATAAAGCTTTTTCTTGATCTAAAGTAGTGTTGTCAGAAATGAAACGTTGAACTTTTCCTGGAAGGATTTTGTCCCAGATTTGCTCTGGTTTACCTTCAGCTTTTAATTCAGCTTTAGCATCTTCTTCAGCTTGTTTGATAACTTCAGGAGTTAATTGAGAGAAAGAGATGTATTTAGGAACATTTTTTAAAGTTTTTCCTAAACGTTTTGCTTCTTCATTATCTTTTTCGATTACAGCAATACGAGCAGCAAGTTCAGATTCAACAAAAGCTGGATCAAAATCTTTGTAAGATAATGTGTCAGCTCCCATAGAAGCAACTTGCATAGATACGTCTTTTGTTAAAGTCTCAGCATTAGCAATTGGAGCAGAAATAGCTGTTAAAGCAGCAATTTTGTTCACGTGAACATAAGATCCAACGAAAGCACCTTCTAAAATTTCGAAACCACCGATTTCGATTTTCTCACCGATAACACCTGTTTGCTCAATTAATTTTTCAGCAACAGTAATTCCGTTGAAGTCAGAAGCTAAGAATTCTTCTTTATTAGAGAAGTTGATAGCTCTTTCAACTAAATCTTTAGCTAAAGTTACGAAAGCTTCATTTTTACCTACGAAGTCAGTTTCACAGTTTAAAGTGATGATAGCTCCTTTAGTGTTGTCTGCATTGATAAAAGAAACAGCAGCTCCTTCAGAAGACTCACGGTCAGAACGGTTAGCAGCAACTTTCTGTCCTTTTTCTCTAAGGATTTGGATAGCTTTATCGAAATCTCCTTCAGCTTCAACTAAAGCTTTTTTACAGTCCATCATTCCGGCACCTGTAGATTGTCTTAATTTATTTACGTCTGCAGCAGTAATTGTTGACATGATATTTTGAATTTTTAATGTTAAAAGTAAAAAATTCCAGCTTTTAAATCCCAAACTCCAATTTTAATAAATTATCAACATAACGTTTTTAATTTTGTATTTGGATTTTGGAATTTAAAATTTGGAATTTAAAATTTGATTTATTCTTCAGTTGCAGGAGCAGCTTCAGCTTCAGCAGCTGGAGCTTCTTCAGCAGCTTCAACTTCTTTTTCTGCACCTCTGTCTGAAAGACCTTCGATTACAGCAGTAGTTACTAAAGATAAAATTTTGTCAATTGATTTAGAAGCGTCATCATTTGCAGGAATCACGTAATCAACCTCTCTTGGGTCAGAATTCGTATCAACCATTGCGAAAACTGGAATGTTTAATTTTTGAGCTTCTTTTATTGCGATGTGTTCAGCTTTGATATCTACTACGAACAATGCTGCAGGTAGTCTAGACATATCAGCAATTGAACCTAAGTTTTTCTCTAATTTAGCACGTAGACGATCAACTTGTAAACGCTCTTTTTTAGATAAAGTGTTGAAAGTACCATCTTTCTTCATTTTATCGATAGAAGACATTTTTTTAACTGCCTTTCTGATAGTTACGAAGTTAGTCAACATACCGCCTGGCCATCTTTCAGTGATGTAAGGCATGTTTGCAGCTTTTGCTTTATCAGCAACGATGTCTTTTGCTTGTTTTTTGGTAGCTACGAATAAGATTTTTCTACCTGATGCAGCGATTTTTTTCAAAGCTTCGTTAGCTTCTTCAATTTTAGCTGCAGTTTTATATAGATTGATAATGTGAATACCATTACGCTCCATATAAATGTAAGGAGCCATGTTTGGATCCCATTTTCTAGTCATGTGTCCGAAGTGAACACCTGCTTCTAGTAATTCTTTTACTTCTATTTTGTTTGCCATTTTTGTACTAGTTTACGTTCTGTTGATTAGCAATGTGTTTTGGCTTTAGGCACTAAGCTTTAAGCTTTAGGCTTCAAACATTTGACTTTAAGACTTTCGACTTTAAGACTCAACCCATTTAGATGCTAAACTATATCCTACCTCGATAGGAGAGCAACAATAACTGTGTTTTTTAATTTCAATAAATAATTGATAATGTCTTGTCCCATTTGAACAAGACAGGTAATATTAACGTTTAGAGAACTGGAATCTCTTACGAGCTTTCTTCTGACCGAATTTCTTACGTTCAACCATTCTAGGGTCTCTTGTTAATAAACCTTCTGGTTTAAGGATTCCTCTGTTTTCAGCGTTAACTTCACACATTACGCGTGCTAATGCCATTCTTACAGCTTCTGCCTGACCAGTTGTACCACCTCCGTAAACGTTTACTTTTACGTCAAAGTTGTTTACATTTTCTGTCATAGACAATGGTTGTAAAACTTTGTACTGTAAAGTTGCAGTTGGAAAGTAAGTTGCGAATTCTTTTTTGTTTACAGTGATGTTTCCAGTTCCTTCAGAAACGTATACACGTGCAACAGCGGTTTTTCTTCTACCGATTTTGTGAATAACTCCCATTACTTAAGATCATTTAGGTTAACAGTTCTAGGTTTTTGAGCTCCGTGAGTGTGCTCAGATCCTACAACAACATTTAGATTTCTAAAAAGTTCAGCTCCTAATTTGTTTTTAGGTAACATACCTTTTACAGCTTTTTCTACTAATAATGCAGGGTTTTTAGATTGCAATACTTTAGCAGTTAAAGTTCTTTGTCCTCCTGGGTAACCTGTATGACGCATGTAAATTTTGTCATTCAATTTTGTACCTGTAAGGTTAATTTTTTCTGAGTTGATAACAATTACGTTATCTCCACAGTCAACGTGCGGTGTGTAACTTGGTTTGTACTTACCTCTTAAGATCATTGCAACCTTTGAAGCAAGACGTCCTAAGTTATGACCTTCAGCATCAACAACGATCCACTCTTTAGTTACAGTGGCTTTGCTTGCTGAAATTGTCTTGTAGCTTAATGCGTCCATAATATTATTTTAATTAAACATTCCATCCCCAATAAAGGGGATGCAAAAGTACAATTAATTATTTTAAAACCAAATACCTGAAAAGAATATTTTATATCCTGAAAATCAGGGGTTCAGTTTTTTATTTAAATCCATAAAAAAAGCACCTCTGCATTTTGCTGCAAAGGTGCTCTATTATTTTGAATTATTTTTTAGTTACACTATAAATATATTAGCGATATCAACTACTTGTTGTGTTGTAAGCGGCTCATCATAAGCTTCTGATCCTGCGGCAGCACCAAATGCTGTCGAAGTATTGAACCCTGCCTGTATCGTAACGCCTTCGCCGTCGTATACTGCTTGTGTTGCTGCCGGCATTCCTGCACCTCTTTCAGCATTAGAAATCCAGCCTTTCAGTCCGCGCAGGCGTCTCACTTCTGAAGCGTGGCGTGCTTCTACAGAATGAATTTGTAATGCCGCTGTCAGTAAATCTGGAGTAGACATTAAATTTGCTGCCTGACCTTTATAAGCTCTAACACCTGTATCTTCAAAAGCTTGTGCTAATGCCAAAAAGGTTGGATAGTCTCCAAAAGGGTCAAATGCACCGCCAACAGTAAAGTCAAAAGTAGGTTTTGGAACAAAGTTAGCGCTCATAGAGCCGCCTAATCCTGCGATTAAAAAAGATACGTGGTCTGATTCGTGAGCTGCTATCTGCTGAAAAACTTTTAAATCGCGTCCGCCATTTTCAGAAGCAGGAATTACTCCAGAATCTAATGCCATTGCATAAAATTCATTTTCAAGGTATTCTAAAGTCAGCGCAAACTGCAAAGCGCCAATAGGTGTTGCAGGTGTTGCTGTGATATCTTTTGCAAATGCTTTGCCGGTTAAGGCTGATAAACCAAAAGGGATGGATGCCAAGGCCAGGTTTTTTCCAATATTTCCAAACTGAGTAAAACTGTCTCTTCTTGAACCAGTACTTTTCATTAAATTGTCATCAGTAAAGGTTTCTATAAATTTTAAAATATTCATAATTTCTAATTTTTAGCTGGTTAATTAAGGTAAATATTTGGCCGTGAATTTTGTTGTAATAAATCCTGCTGCAACTGGTAGAATTTTTGAAGGATCCTTCGCAGCATCTAATCCGGTAGAGGCGCTTACAATATCATCGCCTGCAAAATCTTTTGAATTTGGATTAATTAAGCTTCGAATTGCAGCAGCATGTCTGGCTTCAACAGAAACAATTTTTCCTGCTAATAATAAATAATCAGCGGTTTTAATAAGTCGGCCTGCTCCATTATAAGCCGCTACACCAGTATCTTCTAATGCTTTTGCAGTAGCTAAAACTTCGGTACGGCTGTTAAAATTTAAAGAACCATAACTAAAGGCTAAAGAAGGAAGTAATTGAGAACTTGGATCTGGAAGTGCCCCGGTTAAAGCCGCTTTAAAGAAATCTCTGTGAATTACTTCATGGTGATATAAATCAGTTAGAACTTGACGTTCAGTATCATTAAATACAGTATTAAAGTTTGAGGCGTTTACAACTTTAGTGTAAAAATCTGCTTCTAACTGCTCTAAGGCGTAAGCATAAGTAAGAACACCAAAGTCTCCTGAGCCCAAGTCAAAAACACCATTTCTGACTCCCGGCAAGGAAGTATCCTCCATATTGTCTTCATTATCATTGTCGCTGCAACCAGCTAAAACCAAACCTGCGGTAACTAATGTTAGTCCACTGAGCTTAAGAAAGCTCCTTCTGCTATCCAGGGAAGGGTTGACCTCCTGAATTTTAACTTCGTTTTTCATAATCTAGGTTTTTTATTAAGGTTAATAACATTGTATTAAGGTTATTAACGAAATTTTAGGAGATACGGTTTCAGAAAAATCATTCTTTTTTAGAATTATTTCGAATAGGTGGCATAATTTCAAATACTGGTAGTTGTTTTTTGTTTTATTTTCGGTAATTCTACTATATTTGTATTAATTACATAAACTTTTATTAGATGAAAGCTAAAGCAACTCTAAAACAAATTGCGAAGGAACTAGGTGTTTCTGTGTCAACGGTGTCTAAAGCACTAAATGACAGTCCGGAAATTAGTGAGCAGACGAAGGTGAAGATTAAGGAGTATGCCAAACTCAAAAATTATAAGCCGAATGTTATTGGTCTGAATTTAAAGAATCGTAAAACCAAAACCATTGGTGTAATTATACCTAATATATTGAACTCTTTTTTCGCAAAAGTTTTTAGCGGAATCGAAAAAGTAGCCGATAAAAAAGGATATAATGTAATTACATGTATTTCTAATGAATCTTTGGAAAAAGAAATTCATACGCTTGAAATGCTGAGCAACGGAACTATCGACGGATTTATTCTTTCGGTTTCTGAAGAAGCTCAAAAACTGCAAGACTATAATCATTTCTCTGAAATAATTAACGATGGAACACCAATTGTAATGTTTGATCGAATTGCAGATGAAGTAGACTGCGATAAAGTTGTAGTAGATGATTTTGATTCTGCATTAAATTCAACACAACATTTAATTAATTTAGGATGTAAAAACATTGCTTTAATTTCTTCTGTAGATAATTTAAGTGTTGGAAAACTTAGAGCCGATGGGTATTTAAAAGCTTTAAAAGACAATAATATTTCAGTTAACGAAAAAATTATTCTTCGTACTGATTCTGAAGATGATATGAAAGCTAAAATTGATTCTATTTTTGATCATAAAATCGATGGAATTTTTGCTTTGGACGAAAATGATTCAGTTGCGGCTTTAAGAGTAAGTTTGAAAAAAGGATATAGAGTGCCGGAAGATATTTCTATAATTGGTTTTGCAGATGGAATTCTGGCTTCAAGACGTTTATCGCCAAGTTTAACAACTGTAAGCCAGCACGGAATTGAAATAGGAGAAGTTGCAGCGAAAAGACTAATCCAAAGACTGGAAGAACCGGAAGGCGAAACTTCTGATTACGAAACGATCGTTATCAAAACGAAGCTAAAAGAAAGAGAATCTACAAGAAAAGTATAAATAAAGAAAAACCCATCAGCAGAAACTGGTGGGTTTTTTATTTTATAATGAATAAGGGAATTTAGGATTTTTATACTTTTTTAATTTTTCAAAAGGAACTAAGAAAGATTCTTCGCAGGCTCTCGCTGCTCTGTAAAAAGTAGGAGTGAATTCAATTCCTTTTTCGGTATAACTCCAGGAAGGAAAATTCCAATATTCTTCATTAGTATAATCACATGGTTCGTCATCAACATTTTTTGGTTTTTCGAAATGCTCTTGAGAGTTAATTACAGCAAGTAACTTAGGGGCAAAATAATCAGTCCTGTATTTAGAAAAAGCGTCAAAATTATTCTCTTTGTCACCAGTTACACTTTTATCAAAAGCGAGAATATCATCAATTTCATATTGTTTTCCATTATTTAAATCAATCAGATAACCGCTTCCGCCAAAATCTGGATGAGCACCTCCGCAGTAATACGATGCGAATATTTCGAAACCTAATAAATTTGTGTTTAAAAAGTTTATTGTTGCAGTGCTTTCAATTCCCTGACCATTGCTGTATTCAAAGTTTGAAGAACAGTTAAGCTGGTTTAATGTATTTTGAATATGTATCTGCTCTAAAATAGGATTAATTACAGTTTTATTTTTCTCAGAAAAATCAGCTCCTAATCTAAAGAAATCAGAATCGCAGTGTTTTTCAGAATACCATACAATTTCTTTGTTGTTGTAAAGTGTGGTTTTCTGCTTTTTAAATTCAAGAAATTTATATTTCACCAGATTTAAACGTTCATCATCAAATCTAATTTTGATATTCGATGTGTAATTCTCAAAATTTACAGGTTCAAGGTGAACAGCTAATTGTTTTTCTTTGGCATCATACCAAAAGCCTTCGAAATTATTGCCTGATTTTTTTAGATAAAATTTTTCAGTTACAACATCGCCGGGCTTAAAATAAAAAGTATAATTATTGTCTTTTAGTTTTGCTTCCAGTTTAATGTCTTTTAGTGAATTCTTGTAGAAATAAACTGCGGTTAGATTCGTTTCTTTGTCGGATTTATAAACCTGAATAGTCATAAAGATGGTACTTTTTCCTAAAGTTCCTTCCAGATAATAAATTTTATCCTGACAAAATGCAATTGTTGAATAGA includes:
- a CDS encoding ferritin-like domain-containing protein, coding for MNILKFIETFTDDNLMKSTGSRRDSFTQFGNIGKNLALASIPFGLSALTGKAFAKDITATPATPIGALQFALTLEYLENEFYAMALDSGVIPASENGGRDLKVFQQIAAHESDHVSFLIAGLGGSMSANFVPKPTFDFTVGGAFDPFGDYPTFLALAQAFEDTGVRAYKGQAANLMSTPDLLTAALQIHSVEARHASEVRRLRGLKGWISNAERGAGMPAATQAVYDGEGVTIQAGFNTSTAFGAAAGSEAYDEPLTTQQVVDIANIFIV
- the rpsI gene encoding 30S ribosomal protein S9, encoding MGVIHKIGRRKTAVARVYVSEGTGNITVNKKEFATYFPTATLQYKVLQPLSMTENVNNFDVKVNVYGGGTTGQAEAVRMALARVMCEVNAENRGILKPEGLLTRDPRMVERKKFGQKKARKRFQFSKR
- a CDS encoding LacI family DNA-binding transcriptional regulator — translated: MKAKATLKQIAKELGVSVSTVSKALNDSPEISEQTKVKIKEYAKLKNYKPNVIGLNLKNRKTKTIGVIIPNILNSFFAKVFSGIEKVADKKGYNVITCISNESLEKEIHTLEMLSNGTIDGFILSVSEEAQKLQDYNHFSEIINDGTPIVMFDRIADEVDCDKVVVDDFDSALNSTQHLINLGCKNIALISSVDNLSVGKLRADGYLKALKDNNISVNEKIILRTDSEDDMKAKIDSIFDHKIDGIFALDENDSVAALRVSLKKGYRVPEDISIIGFADGILASRRLSPSLTTVSQHGIEIGEVAAKRLIQRLEEPEGETSDYETIVIKTKLKERESTRKV
- the tsf gene encoding translation elongation factor Ts; the encoded protein is MSTITAADVNKLRQSTGAGMMDCKKALVEAEGDFDKAIQILREKGQKVAANRSDRESSEGAAVSFINADNTKGAIITLNCETDFVGKNEAFVTLAKDLVERAINFSNKEEFLASDFNGITVAEKLIEQTGVIGEKIEIGGFEILEGAFVGSYVHVNKIAALTAISAPIANAETLTKDVSMQVASMGADTLSYKDFDPAFVESELAARIAVIEKDNEEAKRLGKTLKNVPKYISFSQLTPEVIKQAEEDAKAELKAEGKPEQIWDKILPGKVQRFISDNTTLDQEKALLDQNFIKDDSKKVGDYVKGFNVEITGFKRVTLG
- the rplM gene encoding 50S ribosomal protein L13, whose translation is MDALSYKTISASKATVTKEWIVVDAEGHNLGRLASKVAMILRGKYKPSYTPHVDCGDNVIVINSEKINLTGTKLNDKIYMRHTGYPGGQRTLTAKVLQSKNPALLVEKAVKGMLPKNKLGAELFRNLNVVVGSEHTHGAQKPRTVNLNDLK
- the rpsB gene encoding 30S ribosomal protein S2; translation: MANKIEVKELLEAGVHFGHMTRKWDPNMAPYIYMERNGIHIINLYKTAAKIEEANEALKKIAASGRKILFVATKKQAKDIVADKAKAANMPYITERWPGGMLTNFVTIRKAVKKMSSIDKMKKDGTFNTLSKKERLQVDRLRAKLEKNLGSIADMSRLPAALFVVDIKAEHIAIKEAQKLNIPVFAMVDTNSDPREVDYVIPANDDASKSIDKILSLVTTAVIEGLSDRGAEKEVEAAEEAPAAEAEAAPATEE
- a CDS encoding ferritin-like domain-containing protein, whose protein sequence is MKNEVKIQEVNPSLDSRRSFLKLSGLTLVTAGLVLAGCSDNDNEDNMEDTSLPGVRNGVFDLGSGDFGVLTYAYALEQLEADFYTKVVNASNFNTVFNDTERQVLTDLYHHEVIHRDFFKAALTGALPDPSSQLLPSLAFSYGSLNFNSRTEVLATAKALEDTGVAAYNGAGRLIKTADYLLLAGKIVSVEARHAAAIRSLINPNSKDFAGDDIVSASTGLDAAKDPSKILPVAAGFITTKFTAKYLP